A region from the Oceanidesulfovibrio marinus genome encodes:
- a CDS encoding AraC family transcriptional regulator, which translates to MDVQIVDVGPKRLACVRHVGPYEEAGVAWEKLSAWACPKGVFLPDTEYLGFSHDDPGTVPASELRYDACLTVADDVEGEGEVQVRHFAGGTYGKYLHKGPYDGLKQVYYDLYTKWLPASGREPRPEPPFEKCLNDPHSTPPEELLTEVHIPLK; encoded by the coding sequence ATGGATGTTCAAATCGTTGATGTGGGTCCGAAGCGGCTGGCGTGTGTGCGCCACGTGGGGCCATATGAGGAAGCGGGTGTTGCCTGGGAGAAATTAAGCGCCTGGGCCTGCCCCAAGGGGGTGTTCCTGCCGGACACCGAATATCTCGGCTTCAGCCATGACGACCCGGGAACCGTTCCGGCCAGTGAGCTGCGTTACGACGCGTGTTTGACGGTTGCTGATGACGTTGAGGGAGAAGGGGAGGTCCAGGTACGCCACTTTGCCGGGGGCACGTATGGCAAGTACCTCCACAAAGGACCGTACGATGGCCTGAAGCAGGTGTATTATGACCTCTACACCAAATGGCTGCCAGCTTCGGGCAGGGAGCCTCGCCCGGAACCGCCCTTCGAGAAGTGCCTGAACGATCCGCATTCGACCCCGCCGGAAGAGCTGCTGACCGAAGTTCACATCCCGCTGAAATAG
- a CDS encoding cysteine hydrolase family protein, with protein MSPTPQDVLLLIDVQNDYFPGGTMELEGQDAAAANCARLLARFRERELPVVHIRHESIRPGSTFFLPGTEGAEIHESVAPLPSEPVITKHYPNAFRGTGLSMVLLPLHSKRLIVAGSMSHMCIDATVRAAFDLGHSCTVAHDACATRTLSFNGADIPAAQVHGSFMAALGQAFAEVVDTETILGEV; from the coding sequence ATGTCACCGACCCCACAGGACGTGCTGCTGCTCATCGACGTGCAGAACGACTACTTTCCCGGTGGAACCATGGAGCTGGAAGGCCAGGACGCCGCAGCGGCAAACTGCGCAAGGCTGCTCGCCCGCTTCCGGGAGCGCGAGCTTCCCGTGGTCCATATCCGCCACGAGTCCATCCGGCCCGGCTCCACGTTCTTCCTGCCCGGAACCGAGGGCGCGGAGATTCATGAAAGCGTGGCTCCGCTGCCCAGCGAGCCCGTCATCACCAAGCACTACCCCAACGCCTTCCGCGGCACGGGCCTGAGCATGGTGCTGCTGCCCCTGCACAGCAAGCGGCTGATCGTGGCCGGCTCAATGAGCCACATGTGCATAGACGCCACGGTGCGCGCGGCGTTCGACCTGGGCCACTCCTGCACCGTTGCGCACGACGCCTGCGCAACGCGCACCCTTTCCTTCAATGGCGCGGACATCCCGGCCGCCCAGGTGCACGGCTCGTTCATGGCCGCCCTGGGCCAGGCGTTCGCCGAGGTCGTGGACACCGAGACCATCCTGGGGGAAGTCTGA